Proteins from a single region of Equus asinus isolate D_3611 breed Donkey chromosome 17, EquAss-T2T_v2, whole genome shotgun sequence:
- the WDR74 gene encoding WD repeat-containing protein 74 isoform X3, with protein sequence MDWRESIWETVATAQASDTEPEPSTLITCVDSGILRVWHDNDKEASSDPLLELRVGPGVCRMRQDPAHPHVVATGGKENALKVWDLQGSEEPVFRAKNVRNDWLDLRVPIWDQDIQFLPESQKLVTCTGYHQVRVYDPASPQRRPVLEATYGEYPLTAMTLTPGGNSVIVGNTHGQLAEIDLRQGRLLGCLKGLAGSVRGLQCHPSKPLLASCGLDRILRVHRIRNPRGLEHKVYLKSQLNCLLLSGRDNWEDEPQEPQEPKKVPPEDTETDELWASLEAAAKRRLPDLEQTQGVLQTKRRKKKRPGSTSP encoded by the exons CACCCTCATCACATGTGTGGATTCTGGGATTCTCCGAGTCTGGCATGACAATGACAAAGAGGCATCCTCTGACCCA ctcctggagctgagggtgggCCCTGGGGTGTGTAGGATGCGCCAAGACCCAGCACATCCCCATGTGGTTGCCACAGGTGGGAAGGAGAATGCTTTGAAGGTGTGGGATCTGCAGGGGTCTGAGGAGCCTGTGTTCAGGGCCAAGAAT GTACGGAATGACTGGCTCGACCTGCGGGTTCCCATCTGGGACCAGGACATACAGTTCCTCCCAGAGTCACAGAAGCTCGTCACCTGTACAGGGTACCACCAG GTCCGTGTCTATGATCCAGCTTCCCCCCAACGCCGGCCAGTCCTAGAAGCCACCTATGGAGAGTACCCACTGACAGCGATGACCCTCACTCCTGGGGGCAA TTCGGTGATCGTGGGGAACACTCATGGGCAGCTGGCAGAAATTGACCTTCGGCAAG GGCGCCTACTGGGCTGTCTGAAGGGGCTGGCGGGCAGTGTCCGAGGGTTGCAGTGCCACCCTTCAAAGCCCCTCCTAGCCTCCTGTGGCTTGGACAGAATCTTGAGGGTACACAGGATCCGGAACCCACGGGGCCTGGAGCATAAG GTTTATCTCAAGTCTCAACTGAACTGCCTCCTCCTGTCAGGCAGGGATAACTGGGAG GATGAGCCCCAAGAGCCTCAAGAGCCCAAGAAGGTGCCCCCAGAAGACACTGAGACAGATGAACTTTGGGCATCCTTGGAGGCAGCTGCCAAGCGGAGGCTCCCTGATTTGGAGCAGACCCAAGGGGTTCTCCAAACCAAACGGAGAAAGAAGAAGCGGCCTGGGTCCACTAGCCCCTGA
- the WDR74 gene encoding WD repeat-containing protein 74 isoform X4, which produces MRQDPAHPHVVATGGKENALKVWDLQGSEEPVFRAKNVRNDWLDLRVPIWDQDIQFLPESQKLVTCTGYHQVRVYDPASPQRRPVLEATYGEYPLTAMTLTPGGNSVIVGNTHGQLAEIDLRQGRLLGCLKGLAGSVRGLQCHPSKPLLASCGLDRILRVHRIRNPRGLEHKVYLKSQLNCLLLSGRDNWEDEPQEPQEPKKVPPEDTETDELWASLEAAAKRRLPDLEQTQGVLQTKRRKKKRPGSTSP; this is translated from the exons ATGCGCCAAGACCCAGCACATCCCCATGTGGTTGCCACAGGTGGGAAGGAGAATGCTTTGAAGGTGTGGGATCTGCAGGGGTCTGAGGAGCCTGTGTTCAGGGCCAAGAAT GTACGGAATGACTGGCTCGACCTGCGGGTTCCCATCTGGGACCAGGACATACAGTTCCTCCCAGAGTCACAGAAGCTCGTCACCTGTACAGGGTACCACCAG GTCCGTGTCTATGATCCAGCTTCCCCCCAACGCCGGCCAGTCCTAGAAGCCACCTATGGAGAGTACCCACTGACAGCGATGACCCTCACTCCTGGGGGCAA TTCGGTGATCGTGGGGAACACTCATGGGCAGCTGGCAGAAATTGACCTTCGGCAAG GGCGCCTACTGGGCTGTCTGAAGGGGCTGGCGGGCAGTGTCCGAGGGTTGCAGTGCCACCCTTCAAAGCCCCTCCTAGCCTCCTGTGGCTTGGACAGAATCTTGAGGGTACACAGGATCCGGAACCCACGGGGCCTGGAGCATAAG GTTTATCTCAAGTCTCAACTGAACTGCCTCCTCCTGTCAGGCAGGGATAACTGGGAG GATGAGCCCCAAGAGCCTCAAGAGCCCAAGAAGGTGCCCCCAGAAGACACTGAGACAGATGAACTTTGGGCATCCTTGGAGGCAGCTGCCAAGCGGAGGCTCCCTGATTTGGAGCAGACCCAAGGGGTTCTCCAAACCAAACGGAGAAAGAAGAAGCGGCCTGGGTCCACTAGCCCCTGA
- the STX5 gene encoding syntaxin-5 isoform X2 yields the protein MSCRDRTQEFLSACKSLQSRQNGIQTNKPALRAVRQRSEFTLMAKRIGKDLSNTFAKLEKLTILAKRKSLFDDKAVEIEELTYIIKQDINSLNKQIAQLQDFVRAKGSQSGRHLQTHSNTIVVSLQSKLASMSNDFKSVLEVRTENLKQQRSRREQFSRAPVSALPLAPNHLGGGAVVLGAESRASGDVAIDMIDSRTSQQLQLIDEQDSYIQSRADTMQNIESTIVELGSIFQQLAHMVKEQEETIQRIDENVLGAQLDVEAAHSEILKYFQSVTSNRWLMVKIFLILIVFFIIFVVFLA from the exons ATGTCCTGCCGGGATCGGACCCAGGAGTTCCTGTCCGCCTGCAAGTCCCTGCAGAGCCGTCAG AATGGAATCCAGACAAACAAGCCAGCTCTGCGTGCTGTCCGGCAGCGCAGTGAATTCACCCTCATGGCCAA GCGCATCGGGAAAGACCTCAGCAACACATTTGCCAAGCTGGAGAAGCTGACAATTT TGGCAAAGCGCAAGTCCCTGTTTGATGATAAAGCAGTGGAAATCGAGGAGCTAACTTATATCATTAAACAG GATATCAATAGCCTCAATAAACAAATTGCCCAGCTTCAGGATTTCGTGAGGGCCAAGGGCAGCCAGAGTGGCCGGCACCTGCAAACCCATTCCAACACTATCGTGGTCTCCCTGCAG TCGAAACTGGCCTCCATGTCCAATGACTTCAAATCAGTTTTGGAAGTGAGGACAGAG AACCTGAAGCAGCAGAGGAGCCGGCGGGAGCAGTTCTCCCGGGCACCCGTGTCAGCCCTGCCCCTTGCCCCCAACCACCTGG GGGGTGGTGCTGTGGTTTTGGGGGCAGAGTCCCGTGCCTCCGGGGATGTGGCCATCGACATGATAGACTCTCGGACCAGCCAGCAGCTGCAGCTCATTGACGAGCAG GATTCCTACATCCAGAGTCGGGCAGACACCATGCAGAACATCGAGTCCACAATTGTTGAGCTCGGCTCCATCTTTCAGCAGTTGGCACACATGGTTAAGGAACAGGAAGAAACCATTCAGAG GATCGACGAGAACGTGCTGGGAGCACAGCTGGATGTTGAGGCCGCCCATTCAGAGATCCTCAAGTACTTCCAATCGGTCACTTCCAACCGGTGGCTCATGGTCAAAATCTTCCTCATCCTCATTGTTTTCTTCATCATCTTTGTGGTCTTCCTTGCCTGA
- the STX5 gene encoding syntaxin-5 isoform X1, with protein MIPRKRYGSKNTDQGVYLGLSKTQVLSPATAGSSSSDIAPLPPPVALAPPPPDTMSCRDRTQEFLSACKSLQSRQNGIQTNKPALRAVRQRSEFTLMAKRIGKDLSNTFAKLEKLTILAKRKSLFDDKAVEIEELTYIIKQDINSLNKQIAQLQDFVRAKGSQSGRHLQTHSNTIVVSLQSKLASMSNDFKSVLEVRTENLKQQRSRREQFSRAPVSALPLAPNHLGGGAVVLGAESRASGDVAIDMIDSRTSQQLQLIDEQDSYIQSRADTMQNIESTIVELGSIFQQLAHMVKEQEETIQRIDENVLGAQLDVEAAHSEILKYFQSVTSNRWLMVKIFLILIVFFIIFVVFLA; from the exons ATGATCCCGCGGAAACGCTACGGGTCTAAGAACACGGATCAGGGTGTCTACCTGGGTCTCTCAAAGACACAGGTCCTGTCCCCTGCAACTGCTGGCAGTAGCAGCAGCGACATCGCCCCTCTGCCCCCCCCAGTGGCcctggcccctccccctcccgaCACCATGTCCTGCCGGGATCGGACCCAGGAGTTCCTGTCCGCCTGCAAGTCCCTGCAGAGCCGTCAG AATGGAATCCAGACAAACAAGCCAGCTCTGCGTGCTGTCCGGCAGCGCAGTGAATTCACCCTCATGGCCAA GCGCATCGGGAAAGACCTCAGCAACACATTTGCCAAGCTGGAGAAGCTGACAATTT TGGCAAAGCGCAAGTCCCTGTTTGATGATAAAGCAGTGGAAATCGAGGAGCTAACTTATATCATTAAACAG GATATCAATAGCCTCAATAAACAAATTGCCCAGCTTCAGGATTTCGTGAGGGCCAAGGGCAGCCAGAGTGGCCGGCACCTGCAAACCCATTCCAACACTATCGTGGTCTCCCTGCAG TCGAAACTGGCCTCCATGTCCAATGACTTCAAATCAGTTTTGGAAGTGAGGACAGAG AACCTGAAGCAGCAGAGGAGCCGGCGGGAGCAGTTCTCCCGGGCACCCGTGTCAGCCCTGCCCCTTGCCCCCAACCACCTGG GGGGTGGTGCTGTGGTTTTGGGGGCAGAGTCCCGTGCCTCCGGGGATGTGGCCATCGACATGATAGACTCTCGGACCAGCCAGCAGCTGCAGCTCATTGACGAGCAG GATTCCTACATCCAGAGTCGGGCAGACACCATGCAGAACATCGAGTCCACAATTGTTGAGCTCGGCTCCATCTTTCAGCAGTTGGCACACATGGTTAAGGAACAGGAAGAAACCATTCAGAG GATCGACGAGAACGTGCTGGGAGCACAGCTGGATGTTGAGGCCGCCCATTCAGAGATCCTCAAGTACTTCCAATCGGTCACTTCCAACCGGTGGCTCATGGTCAAAATCTTCCTCATCCTCATTGTTTTCTTCATCATCTTTGTGGTCTTCCTTGCCTGA
- the TEX54 gene encoding testis-expressed protein 54, which produces MGCCQDKDSHTSDEQGKESEEVEEGGTTKTPGGPRKWERGLSPRDCPGGWTGEGKAELSGLVIPAGSGRVDVDSPDQQRNRKSNESLLITVVWRRLSLFSRRGSARSTKRLSNQTQKHGCAVVEGKNEEIPEEPEKG; this is translated from the coding sequence ATGGGCTGTTGCCAAGACAAGGACTCTCACACCTCCGATGAGCAGGGCAAGGAATCGGAGGAAGTCGAGGAAGGTGGGACGACAAAAACACCAGGGGGGCCTAGAAAGTGGGAGAGGGGACTGTCCCCACGGGACTGCCCAGGAGGTTGGACCGGGGAGGGTAAAGCGGAGCTTAGTGGCCTGGTCATCCCCGCAGGCAGCGGAAGGGTCGATGTGGACTCTCCGGACCAGCAGCGGAATCGCAAGTCGAACGAAAGCCTTCTGATCACCGTGGTGTGGCGGCGGCTATCCCTGTTCAGTCGTCGGGGCTCCGCGCGGTCAACCAAGAGGCTATCAAATCAAACTCAAAAGCATGGGTGTGCGGTCGTGGAGGGCAAAAACGAGGAGATCCCGGAGGAGCCAGAGAAGGGGTGA